The stretch of DNA GGCGAGAAAATGTCCGAATAAAGTGATGGTTTCGACAAAGAAAGATGAGCCGAAAGAAGAGGCGAAGCCTACTGAGGGAAAGACATCGAAAGTCAATTCGATGTTGCTCATTCCTGAGAAGAGGAATGGTGCAATTgggttgatgtttgtggacatcaacatTGCGGTCAGAAGCggagtgctcttattgatacAGGAGCATTGGACTTGTTCATATCGGAAAAGGCTACAAAGAAGCTTGGTCTGGTGATTAGAAAATTGAATAAGAAGATCAATGTAGCAACTTCTGAGAAAGCCCCAACTGTGGGAGTAGTTCATGATGTGGAACTACAAATCGACGAATGGAAGAGCAAGGAAGAATTCGAGGTAATCCGATTAGATGATTACGATTTTGTGCTTGGCTTAAACTTCCTTGTCAAGATTCAAGCAACTCTGCAACCATGGGCCGATCAAATCCATATTGTTACCGGTCCGTCAACAAAAAGTGTTGTGCCGGTGCATCGGGATGTGAAGGTTGGGACTAAGGTGTTATCGTCAATCCAACTAGTCGAAGATGTTTCGTATGGGAGAAACATTAAATCGGCAAAACGGAATGCTACGAAAGCCCATTCGAAAGTGTTAGTGGCGCAAGGGACCAATATGAAGCCTGCGGGACCGACTGGTGAGCCGACACCTTTGGGAAAGGTGGGTTTGCATCGAGCTTCAAGGGGAAAGGAGCGATGCAAGGACAGTCGAGACGAGTAAATGCTACGAGTAAGGTATATTGCAAACACTCTGATAGCGTTTTGAATTTtgacttgttggcttggcaaagtcgtaggggccctttcaaagttcaTAAGCAAGGAGGCCAAGGAACTGTGGGTGGTACGAAGCCGAGATGTGTGAATCCAGGGGATTCCAGTGGAAATGAGTCAAAATTAGGGCAAGTTAAAGCGGAGACTTCTTGCCAACAGAATGTACCAACGAGTGCAACGGTTCAAGATAAGAGGCGATGGAAGCCAAGGCATAAGTTCCGAAGGAAGGGACAACCCGATCACAAGACAAGTCGGGAAAAAGTCGAGGCAACGAGAAAAGGTGAATCAAGTCAGTGTCATCCAGAAGTCAcaacgagggcgttgcgagaatgggtgggggagaatgtcacgggccaaagtgcaaagcctgTGACTATGGCACAAGAAgcgccccatggaggtctatcaattagatggggaacatttagcccacaagaactggcccgattcagagAGCTACTGaagaagcctatcagattgaagcctggttggcccaatGATGAAGACATTGCAACTTAGGcaattttggtaactaatcttagaagatagaagagaatcatatcttgtaaagattagattagatttgatatggcaaatcttataaatccctaaaatcaagggatatagttaatctcgtccgtcgatgtacatgtatcttgaccgtcggatctgggggagctcaactataaatagagagcctcccccttaTTTGTAATCATCCATTGTaacttgaattcttaagagtaatagaattcttgaacATTTACTCAAATACTTTGTGTACattctttctttggctttctgttgttctcttgtggcttcttttggcacaatcgcttccgctatacaaattggtgccttggaggagttctaaaagaatcctcacttttgggagttaaggctgacttgggcgagtttggacgaacggatcacctaaggccgcacggattgcgagacgaaaggtccaGCCCCGTGACActtacagcatgtttggttggggggAATAGGAATGCATTCCCCCCAATTCGGTGGGCCCACCACCAAACCAACGTTTGGTTGGCTGTAAAAGGATTACAGCCTAATTCCATTCAGGCCTTATTACAGCTAAAGGCTGTAATAGCCATTCATTGCTCACATACCTGAATAGTTATTCCGTTCGGCTCTCTTTTTCCCATTTTCCAATTTTTGCCCTCCTTCATCTTCTCCTTCATCTGCTGTCAAACTCTCTACACAATTTCTGCCCTCAAACTCTCTTGCCATATTTCagatattctctttcatcttctcCCACAGTTCTGTAACTTTCTCTCTTTCTGTTCCCATATTTCAGGTAATGGCGTTTTTTCCTTATttgatttttccttcttttcaaCGTTTTTCCTCAGTACTTTTTGATcatgttcttcttctttttttaattgattgtttGCTTAATGAGCATTTCTATTCCCTCTCCTCTCCGCCGAATGCTGATTTGTTGTTGGGGAATTTCGATTGACTAGTTAGTTGAGGTAAGTCAATATATGGCTGCATCTCCACTTCTTGAACGCTGGATAAGATGTGCTTGAGTGTATAAAGAGTTGGTTTTTTTTCCCACTTCATACGGTTTCAGGTTTCTGAAGAATATAAGTTAGTCCCAGACACGCTTTACCTCACCGTGAGCCTCATTGATCATTTTCTTTCTCACAATTTTATAGAAAAACAAAGGCTCCAGCTACTTGGCGTTGCTTGCATGCTAATTGCCTCGTAAGTTCTTTAGTTTGCTTCTGCTCCTAGTACATAATGGAATaagtttcacaaaaattcaaatatcattaGCATAATTCTTATCAGCAAAGAACTACGTTTTATAAATCTGTTCTGACGATAGTAACTGTTGGTCATGATGATGTCAACAACATTAATGAATCTTGGATATGCATGCGTAAGAAATGgagattttctttttctctttggaTCTCTGGTAGGTTGAAAAGTTACATATCTGTTGAGGTTCATACATGCACCCAACACTTGAATGAGTTTGCTAACATTTGCATCATTGGTTATTATTATCTCTCGGAGTCTTTCTTTAGGGATTCTGACTGCTTttcttttatggtttgaagaAAGTATGAAGAGATTTGTGCACCAAGAGTGGAAGAATTTTGCTTCATCACTGATAATATCTACACAAGAGAAGAGGTATGATCTTCTTTAGTTGCTTAATCTTGCAAATAGTAGTCATTGACTTGTGCTTTGCCATCATTTTCTGCTTCTTAAACCATATGCTTAATGTAAAGAGCTTTAGTCATTATGCTGCACATTAACAAATAGTTAACACATTCATTTTAGTCGATGCTGGAAAATTCTCATCTTGGTATTCTGAGCGCATCTCAACAGTTTTGTAACTTTAAGGCACTCTTTGATCCAAATAGAAGGTAACATGATGGATCTGAGTTTGCCAAAAGGACATTGTATTTTGTGGAAggacataattaaataacaattaCTCTGGCATTAAAATCTTACTGCAAAACTAAACAACTTGCAGAGGATTTTTTGTTTGTTAGGAAACCACAAGTATTCCCAAAAGAACTTGCCTTGTGGAAAAGCTAACCACTTGTGAGGTCTATTCCTCATGTAAGTCTAACTCTATAAGGCCTCCTTGTAAATTATGCCTAACTCTCAACACATTTCTTAGTCTCAATAACACTTTTATTCattcatgtaattaaaaataaaagccGCTCTGGTCTATGGTTTAGATTGAGACATTTTACGAGGAATTCCTTAAAATTCTAAAAACGGTTCCTTACATGCTGTATATTTGTTACATTCTATGTTGCTTGAACTCTTCATATTTCTTAAAGCATTTGTGTCCGACATCTCATTCAGACATGAATATGGGAATATATATTACCCTCCATATATATGAAATACCTCTGCCGAAAATATATACACATCCGAGTAACATGGCTGCAAGGTTCCTGATTCTAATTGCATGATAGGTGCTGAAAATGGAGAGCAAAGTTCTAAACTTCTTGTATTTTCAGTTGTCAGTTCCAACCACAAAAACATTTCTCAGGTAACTAACACCATCTTTGATATTGTGTTTTCTATGCTTGCATATTGTTTTCATGCTGAAACTATGAACTCAACTGGTTGTGATGATGCCATCATTATTGGTAGCTTTATATTTTTGATCTTGCTGATCGGACAATACTTTGGATCCTTACAGGCGGCAAGCACAGGAATCGGAAATATTAACCATTGATGTGAAGCCAGGGTGGAAGAAAGGAACAAAAATTACTTTCCCAGATAAAGGAAATGAGCAGCCAAATCAGCTTCCAGCAGACCTTGTATTTGTAATTGATGAGAAACCCTATGATCTTTACAAAAGAGATGGAAATGATCTTATTGTCAACAAAAGGGTGTCACTAGCAGAAGCACTAGGGGGCACTACGATAAATCTAACTACTCTTGATGGCGGTGGTGGTGATGACACCATTTTCTAATTAACTTTAGGTATCCTATCGTACAATTTTTGTAAAGATGAGCTAGATGTATGAAAAGAACCATATATACATGGTGGGCAGTTGAAACCTCATCCAGTCAATGCTGTTGTATGTGAACTTAATTGGCTTTTGCAATGAAGAAAACCATGAATGTATGGTAGTGTTGGATCTCAAAGTTAAAATGCTTTGACATGAAGGTAATctagtgttgtaaaattttataacatatggattatgacatataaattaataaaattatttaactttttgttaatatataaatattatgtttggatgttaaatataattctcaagttatttattacttctaatattttatttttttattgtagaataattaaattattaatgatattttagcacattgaATATGTAttgtagtttaaaaataataaagtagattatatactatttttatagtattatatattatgattttagtaaattcatataataataattttattaagaattttattaaattatatattattttattaaattgtatttaataattattatgtttaaatatggttaaattatttattatttttattaaattatttttaataataatcttattaaaatttaataacactaataataatcatttacttaaaaaaattctattaagggtattctagtcattttagtttttttccttatgctattacaatatcattttattcaaccaaacacaagaatactattacagctctattacattccattcaaccaaataattaaattactgattatagctctattccattacagctctattcaattacacTCCTATTCCATTACAATGAAACAAACTTACTTTGTTTGCCCACAAAAATCATCTCCCAGCATAGACCTTCAAAGCCATAACACACCAAAATAGACTCCTACCACTAATATCCCTACCATGTGGCTTTACTGCTGCTTTCCAAAACAATCGCCAGCTGAAACAATACTTTGAAGGGTGTGATCTTTAAGATGGAGAACAGTCATAAAACTTAAAGCTTTCTCCTACTGAACACCTCTTCTCGACCC from Gossypium hirsutum isolate 1008001.06 chromosome D04, Gossypium_hirsutum_v2.1, whole genome shotgun sequence encodes:
- the LOC121216219 gene encoding dnaJ homolog subfamily B member 1; this encodes MLIASKYEEICAPRVEEFCFITDNIYTREEVLKMESKVLNFLYFQLSVPTTKTFLRRQAQESEILTIDVKPGWKKGTKITFPDKGNEQPNQLPADLVFVIDEKPYDLYKRDGNDLIVNKRVSLAEALGGTTINLTTLDGGGGDDTIF